A single region of the Pseudomonas mandelii genome encodes:
- the tssB gene encoding type VI secretion system contractile sheath small subunit, with protein sequence MAKEGSVAPKERINVTFKPATGGAQEEIELPLKLLAIGDYTHRKDERKVEDRKPISIDKMTFDEVLAKQELSLTLSVPNRLQEEGDTEELAVKLRVNSMKDFNPASLVEQVPELKKLMELRDALVALKGPLGNAPAFRKAIEGVLADDESRGRVLGELGLNAAAQDA encoded by the coding sequence ATGGCCAAAGAAGGCTCGGTAGCCCCCAAGGAACGCATCAACGTCACCTTCAAACCTGCCACCGGTGGTGCACAGGAAGAGATCGAACTGCCGTTGAAACTACTGGCAATCGGTGACTACACCCACCGCAAGGACGAACGCAAAGTCGAAGATCGCAAGCCGATCAGCATCGACAAGATGACGTTTGACGAAGTGCTGGCCAAGCAAGAGCTGAGCCTGACACTGAGCGTACCGAACCGTCTTCAGGAAGAAGGTGACACTGAAGAACTGGCCGTGAAACTGCGCGTCAATTCGATGAAGGACTTCAACCCGGCCTCGCTGGTCGAGCAAGTGCCTGAGCTGAAAAAACTGATGGAACTGCGCGACGCGCTGGTGGCCCTCAAAGGCCCACTGGGTAACGCGCCTGCGTTCCGCAAAGCCATCGAAGGCGTTCTCGCCGACGACGAATCCCGCGGTCGCGTACTGGGTGAGCTGGGCCTGAACGCCGCAGCCCAGGACGCCTGA
- the tssC gene encoding type VI secretion system contractile sheath large subunit produces the protein MSTSAAQQKNKESGEYSILDSIIAETRLTPDDEAYDIAKRGVSAFIEELLKPQNNGEPVKKAMVDRMIAEIDAKLSRQMDEILHHPDFQSLESSWRGLQLLVDRTNFRENIKIEILNVSKEDLLDDFDDSPEVMQSGLYKHIYTAEYGQFGGQPVGAIIANYFMSPSSPDVKLMQYVSSVACMSHAPFIAAAGPKFFGLESFTGLPDLKDLKDHFEGPQFAKWQSFRQSEDSRYVGLTVPRFLLRNPYDPEENPVKSFVYKETVANSHEHYLWGNTAYAFGTKLTDSFAKFRWCPNIIGPQSGGAVEDLPLHHFESMGEIETKIPTEVLVSDRREYELAEEGFISLTMRKGSDNAAFFSASSVQKPKFFGISAEGKAAELNYKLGTQLPYMMIVNRLAHYLKVLQREQLGSWKERTDLELELNKWIRQYVADQENPSAEVRGRRPLRAAQIIVSDVEGEPGWYRVSLNVRPHFKYMGADFTLSLVGKLDKE, from the coding sequence ATGAGCACTAGCGCAGCACAGCAAAAGAACAAAGAGAGTGGCGAATACAGCATTCTCGACAGCATCATCGCCGAAACCCGCCTGACGCCGGACGACGAAGCCTACGACATCGCCAAGCGCGGTGTGTCGGCTTTCATCGAAGAGCTGCTCAAGCCGCAGAACAACGGTGAGCCGGTCAAGAAAGCCATGGTTGACCGCATGATCGCCGAGATCGATGCCAAGCTCAGCCGTCAGATGGACGAAATCCTGCACCACCCTGACTTCCAGTCCCTGGAATCGTCGTGGCGTGGCCTGCAGTTGCTGGTCGACCGCACCAACTTCCGCGAAAACATCAAGATTGAAATCCTCAACGTCTCCAAAGAAGACCTGCTGGACGATTTCGACGATTCGCCGGAAGTGATGCAATCGGGCCTGTACAAGCACATCTACACCGCTGAATACGGTCAGTTCGGTGGTCAGCCTGTGGGCGCGATCATCGCCAACTACTTCATGTCCCCAAGCTCGCCGGACGTGAAACTGATGCAGTACGTTTCCAGCGTTGCCTGCATGTCCCACGCGCCGTTCATTGCGGCTGCCGGCCCGAAATTCTTCGGCCTGGAAAGCTTCACCGGCCTGCCGGACCTCAAGGATCTGAAAGATCACTTCGAAGGCCCGCAATTCGCCAAATGGCAGAGTTTCCGCCAGTCGGAAGACTCCCGTTACGTTGGCCTGACCGTGCCGCGTTTCCTGTTGCGTAACCCGTACGACCCGGAAGAAAACCCGGTTAAATCGTTCGTGTACAAAGAAACCGTCGCCAACAGCCACGAGCACTACCTGTGGGGCAACACTGCCTACGCGTTCGGCACCAAACTGACCGACAGCTTCGCCAAATTCCGCTGGTGCCCGAACATCATCGGCCCGCAGAGCGGTGGCGCGGTTGAAGACCTGCCGTTGCACCACTTCGAAAGCATGGGCGAAATCGAAACCAAGATTCCTACGGAAGTATTGGTTAGCGACCGTCGTGAATACGAACTGGCCGAGGAAGGCTTCATCTCCCTGACCATGCGCAAAGGCTCCGACAACGCGGCGTTCTTCTCCGCGAGCTCGGTGCAGAAGCCGAAGTTCTTCGGCATCAGCGCAGAAGGCAAGGCCGCAGAGCTGAACTACAAGCTCGGCACCCAACTGCCGTACATGATGATCGTCAACCGCCTGGCTCACTACTTGAAAGTGCTGCAGCGCGAGCAACTCGGTTCGTGGAAAGAACGTACCGACCTCGAGCTGGAACTCAACAAGTGGATCCGCCAGTACGTGGCCGACCAGGAAAACCCAAGCGCCGAAGTCCGTGGCCGTCGTCCACTGCGCGCTGCCCAGATCATCGTCAGCGATGTCGAAGGCGAGCCTGGCTGGTACCGCGTCAGCCTGAACGTGCGTCCGCACTTCAAGTACATGGGGGCCGATTTCACCCTGTCGCTGGTTGGCAAGCTGGACAAAGAGTAA
- the tssE gene encoding type VI secretion system baseplate subunit TssE, whose translation MTGYGSLFERLGGDADKRVGWSREVSAMASVAAHLAKMLSTRAGSVQTLSDYGLPDLNDMRLSLHDSLSQARLAIENFIEAYEPRLSNVRVISLPRDHDQLRLSFSIEGLLEVDGFKRQVSFAARLDGSGQVKVN comes from the coding sequence ATGACTGGATACGGCAGCCTTTTCGAACGCCTGGGTGGCGACGCGGACAAACGCGTCGGCTGGAGCCGCGAGGTCTCCGCCATGGCGTCCGTGGCTGCCCATCTGGCCAAGATGCTCAGCACCCGTGCGGGCAGCGTGCAAACGCTGTCCGATTACGGGCTACCCGATCTCAATGACATGCGTCTGAGCCTGCACGACTCCCTGAGTCAGGCCCGTCTGGCCATCGAAAATTTCATCGAAGCCTACGAGCCACGCTTGAGCAATGTGCGTGTCATCTCCCTGCCGCGTGATCACGATCAGCTTCGCCTGTCCTTCAGCATCGAAGGCCTGCTGGAAGTTGATGGTTTCAAGCGTCAGGTCAGTTTCGCCGCGCGCCTGGATGGCAGCGGTCAAGTCAAGGTCAACTAA
- a CDS encoding PAAR domain-containing protein, with the protein MSGKPAARVTDPTACPLPGHGTNPIAAGSGDVFFDGLAAARQGDASACGGAMSGGLATTVLINGKPAVTVDSVGTHGNKVTAGSGTVIIGNSHSPVPFVAPLPLILPGFDEQFVLTDKSGAPMANRRYLLVRENGLQEEGVTSDTGLTHRVTRHASAEKVDIYVASED; encoded by the coding sequence ATGTCCGGCAAACCCGCAGCACGTGTCACCGACCCCACCGCTTGCCCGCTCCCCGGCCACGGCACCAACCCGATCGCCGCCGGTTCCGGCGACGTCTTCTTCGACGGCCTCGCGGCCGCCCGCCAAGGCGATGCCTCGGCGTGTGGTGGTGCGATGTCGGGCGGATTGGCGACGACGGTTTTGATCAACGGCAAACCGGCTGTGACGGTGGATTCCGTCGGGACCCATGGCAACAAGGTTACAGCTGGGTCCGGGACGGTGATTATCGGGAATTCGCATTCGCCGGTGCCGTTTGTGGCGCCGTTGCCTTTGATTCTGCCTGGTTTTGATGAGCAATTTGTCCTGACTGACAAAAGCGGAGCGCCTATGGCAAACCGTCGATATCTCTTGGTCCGAGAAAATGGTCTTCAAGAAGAAGGCGTTACTAGTGATACAGGTTTGACTCATCGAGTGACGCGGCACGCGAGTGCGGAAAAAGTCGATATTTACGTTGCATCAGAGGATTGA